One Burkholderia vietnamiensis LMG 10929 genomic window carries:
- a CDS encoding TetR family transcriptional regulator, producing the protein MKAGSKTATSESRALATEARRKYDPEQTKRNILDVATQEFSAMGLAGARVDAIAERTNTTKRMLYYYFDSKEGLYEAVLEKVYGDIRALEQELHVGDMEPREGLRRLVEFTFDYHDKHRDFVRLVSIENIHGAKYLEQLKSFKSRNVSIIKTLEQLLERGAASGAFRQDIDAFDLHLLISSFCFHRVSNRYTFGAAFGRDPSAPRLRVRHRETIADSVLRYVAA; encoded by the coding sequence ATGAAAGCTGGAAGCAAGACCGCCACGTCCGAAAGCCGAGCGCTTGCGACCGAAGCGCGGCGCAAATACGATCCCGAGCAGACCAAACGCAACATCCTCGACGTCGCCACGCAGGAATTCTCCGCGATGGGCCTCGCCGGTGCGCGCGTCGACGCAATCGCCGAGCGCACCAACACGACGAAGCGGATGCTCTACTACTACTTCGACAGCAAGGAAGGCCTGTACGAGGCCGTGCTCGAAAAGGTATACGGCGACATCCGCGCGCTCGAGCAGGAACTGCACGTCGGCGACATGGAGCCGCGCGAAGGCCTGCGCCGGCTCGTCGAATTCACGTTCGACTATCACGACAAGCATCGCGACTTCGTGCGCCTCGTGTCGATCGAGAACATCCACGGCGCGAAGTATCTCGAACAGCTCAAATCGTTCAAGAGCCGCAACGTCAGCATCATCAAGACGCTCGAGCAACTGCTCGAGCGCGGCGCGGCGAGCGGCGCGTTCCGCCAGGACATCGACGCGTTCGACCTGCATCTGCTGATCAGCTCGTTCTGCTTTCACCGCGTGTCGAACCGCTACACGTTCGGCGCCGCGTTCGGCCGCGATCCGTCGGCACCGCGGCTGCGCGTGCGGCATCGCGAGACGATCGCCGACTCCGTGCTGCGCTACGTCGCCGCCTGA